From Microbacterium invictum, the proteins below share one genomic window:
- the trpC gene encoding indole-3-glycerol phosphate synthase TrpC, with translation MLADLTAGAVEDAEQRRLAQPFEAVERRALAQKPALDALAALAPADRVKIIAEVKRASPSRGDLAEIPDPALQAARYEQGGASAISVLTEGRRFKGTLADLEAVRAAVSLPVLRKDFIATEYQVLEARAAGADIVLLIVAGLDQATLTSLHTLVRDLGMTPLVETHSLDEVHRAADIGAQLIGVNARNLSTFELDRDLFGRLAGHLPAGAVKIAESAVLAPADVAHYRAAGADVVLIGEALVTSDPVTTLQSFLEAGS, from the coding sequence GTGCTCGCCGACCTCACGGCCGGCGCGGTGGAGGACGCGGAGCAGCGCAGACTGGCCCAGCCGTTCGAGGCCGTGGAACGCCGCGCGCTCGCGCAGAAGCCCGCGCTCGACGCCCTCGCGGCGCTCGCCCCCGCCGACCGCGTCAAGATCATCGCCGAGGTCAAACGCGCGAGCCCCTCGCGCGGCGACCTCGCCGAGATCCCCGACCCTGCGCTGCAGGCCGCCCGGTACGAACAGGGCGGCGCCTCGGCGATCTCCGTACTCACAGAAGGCCGCAGGTTCAAGGGAACCCTGGCCGACCTCGAAGCCGTCCGCGCCGCCGTGTCATTGCCGGTGCTGCGCAAGGACTTCATCGCCACCGAGTACCAGGTGCTCGAGGCCCGGGCCGCCGGCGCCGATATCGTGCTGCTCATCGTCGCCGGTCTCGACCAGGCGACGCTCACCTCACTGCACACCCTGGTCCGCGACCTCGGCATGACACCACTGGTCGAGACGCATTCGCTCGATGAAGTGCACCGCGCCGCCGACATCGGCGCGCAGCTGATCGGCGTCAACGCCCGCAACCTCTCGACGTTCGAGCTCGACCGCGACCTGTTCGGCCGGCTGGCCGGGCACCTGCCCGCCGGCGCGGTCAAGATCGCGGAGTCCGCCGTGCTCGCCCCGGCCGACGTCGCACATTATCGCGCCGCCGGCGCCGATGTGGTGCTCATCGGCGAAGCCCTGGTGACCAGCGACCCGGTCACCACCCTGCAGTCGTTCTTGGAGGCCGGATCGTGA
- the trpB gene encoding tryptophan synthase subunit beta produces the protein MSLREQKGPFFGEFGGRYMPESLIAAIDELTEVYETAIADPAFAQELSHLLHSYAGRPSAITEVPRFAAHAGGARVFLKREDLNHTGSHKINNVLGQALLTKRLGKTRVIAETGAGQHGVATATAAALFGLECTIYMGEVDTERQALNVARMRLLGAEVVPVKTGSRTLKDAINDAYRDWVATVETTNYIFGTAAGPHPFPAMVRDFQKIIGEEARAQLLDETGRLPDVVVACVGGGSNAIGMFDAFLDDEGVKLYGVEAAGDGVDTDKHAASIERGRPGVLHGAKTYVLQDEDGQTIESHSISAGLDYPGVGPEHSWLASIGRAEYIPATDAEAMDALRLLSRTEGIIPAIESAHALAGAVRLGRELGPDAIIAVCLSGRGDKDMDTAARWFDLYDEGAAPVDAPADSGAAKGEGTKL, from the coding sequence GTGAGTCTGCGCGAACAGAAAGGCCCGTTCTTCGGCGAGTTCGGCGGCCGGTACATGCCCGAATCGCTCATCGCCGCCATCGACGAGCTGACCGAGGTCTACGAGACGGCCATCGCCGACCCGGCGTTCGCGCAGGAGCTCAGCCATCTGCTGCACTCGTACGCCGGACGCCCCTCGGCGATCACCGAGGTGCCGCGGTTCGCCGCGCACGCCGGCGGCGCACGCGTCTTCCTCAAGCGCGAAGACCTCAACCACACCGGGTCGCACAAGATCAACAACGTGCTCGGCCAGGCGCTGCTGACCAAGCGCCTGGGCAAGACCCGGGTCATCGCCGAGACCGGCGCCGGCCAGCACGGCGTCGCCACGGCGACCGCGGCCGCCCTGTTCGGACTCGAATGCACGATCTACATGGGCGAGGTCGACACCGAGCGGCAGGCGCTCAACGTCGCCCGCATGCGGCTGCTCGGCGCCGAGGTCGTGCCGGTGAAGACCGGCTCACGCACCCTCAAGGACGCGATCAACGACGCCTACCGCGACTGGGTCGCCACCGTCGAGACGACGAACTACATCTTCGGCACCGCCGCAGGGCCCCACCCGTTCCCGGCGATGGTCCGCGACTTCCAGAAGATCATCGGCGAGGAGGCGCGCGCGCAGCTGCTGGACGAGACCGGTCGGCTTCCGGATGTCGTGGTCGCGTGCGTCGGCGGCGGCTCCAACGCGATCGGCATGTTCGACGCGTTCCTCGACGACGAGGGCGTGAAGCTCTACGGCGTGGAGGCGGCCGGAGACGGCGTCGACACCGACAAGCACGCCGCATCGATCGAACGCGGTCGCCCCGGCGTACTGCACGGCGCCAAGACCTACGTGCTGCAGGACGAGGACGGCCAGACCATCGAGTCCCACTCGATCTCGGCCGGACTCGACTACCCGGGCGTCGGCCCGGAGCACTCCTGGCTCGCCTCGATCGGCCGCGCCGAGTACATCCCGGCGACCGACGCCGAGGCGATGGACGCTCTGAGGCTGCTCAGCCGTACCGAGGGGATCATTCCCGCGATCGAGTCCGCGCATGCTCTGGCCGGCGCTGTGCGCCTGGGCCGCGAGCTCGGACCGGACGCGATCATCGCCGTGTGCCTGTCGGGCCGCGGCGACAAGGACATGGACACCGCTGCGCGCTGGTTCGACCTGTACGACGAAGGGGCCGCGCCGGTGGACGCCCCTGCGGACTCCGGCGCCGCCAAGGGCGAGGGGACGAAGCTGTGA
- the trpA gene encoding tryptophan synthase subunit alpha, giving the protein MSRVAAAIDAAREAGRGAFVGYLPLGFPDLATSIEAAVTLAQNGADVIELGPPYSDPVMDGTVIQEATQAALAGGFRLRDTFTAVREITSRVDVPVVIMTYWNPVLQYGVDRYADDLLAAGGAGLITPDITPDAAEEWIAASQRTGLDRIFLAAPTSSDERLELIARQSTGFVYTVSTMGITGERAELDAAARALVGRLRTHGVEHACVGIGISTRAHVEGVLDYADGAIVGTALVRALRDGGLEQLAATTRALTGSPASAPGN; this is encoded by the coding sequence GTGAGCCGGGTCGCCGCCGCCATCGACGCGGCACGCGAGGCCGGACGCGGTGCGTTCGTCGGCTACCTGCCGCTCGGGTTCCCGGATCTGGCCACGAGCATCGAGGCGGCCGTCACCCTCGCGCAGAACGGCGCGGATGTCATCGAGCTCGGCCCGCCGTATTCCGATCCGGTCATGGACGGCACCGTCATCCAGGAGGCCACCCAGGCCGCCCTCGCCGGCGGCTTCCGGCTGCGCGACACGTTCACCGCAGTGCGCGAGATCACGTCACGGGTCGACGTGCCCGTGGTCATCATGACCTACTGGAATCCCGTCCTGCAGTACGGCGTCGACCGATACGCCGATGATCTGCTCGCCGCCGGGGGAGCCGGGCTCATCACCCCCGACATCACCCCCGACGCCGCCGAGGAATGGATCGCCGCCTCGCAGCGCACCGGGCTGGATCGCATCTTCCTGGCCGCGCCCACGTCGTCCGATGAGCGCCTGGAGCTGATCGCACGGCAGTCGACGGGCTTCGTCTACACCGTCTCCACGATGGGGATCACCGGCGAACGCGCGGAGCTGGATGCCGCGGCGCGCGCCCTCGTGGGCCGTCTGCGCACGCACGGGGTGGAGCATGCCTGTGTGGGCATCGGCATCTCGACGCGTGCCCACGTGGAGGGCGTCCTGGACTACGCCGACGGCGCGATCGTCGGCACGGCACTGGTCCGGGCACTCCGCGACGGCGGTCTCGAGCAGCTCGCGGCGACCACCCGTGCGCTCACCGGGTCACCGGCATCGGCACCGGGGAACTAG
- the lgt gene encoding prolipoprotein diacylglyceryl transferase produces MTFSALPVIASIPSPPISSFQLGPLTIHFYALCILTGIVVATLLTNHRLTRRGAEPWVVIDIALLAVPLAIIVARLYHVFTHFDFYFAEGREWWNPFERDAIWNVWDGGIAIYGSLIGGAIGAWLGCKWTGIRFWTFADALAPGLLLAQAIGRFGNWFNQELFGLPTDLPWGLEISPDNPAFPPGLADDTLFHPTFAYEVIWNVLGVLVLLWAGRRFRLQWGRLFGLYLVWYSAGRVVWESIRIDPSDIILGLRTNVWAAIFGVVLGLVIMIVQKRRHPGYEPSPYVPGREWSPEVAVQSQNTDDFVDVSAPPEPEAIETAATSKGISE; encoded by the coding sequence GTGACTTTCTCCGCTCTCCCGGTCATCGCGTCCATCCCGAGCCCGCCGATCAGCTCATTCCAGCTCGGCCCGCTGACGATCCACTTCTACGCGCTGTGCATCCTCACCGGCATCGTCGTGGCGACGCTGCTGACCAACCACCGCCTGACCAGGCGTGGTGCCGAGCCGTGGGTGGTCATCGACATCGCGCTTCTCGCGGTGCCGCTGGCGATCATCGTCGCGCGGCTCTACCACGTGTTCACGCACTTCGACTTCTACTTCGCCGAGGGCCGCGAATGGTGGAACCCGTTCGAGCGGGATGCGATCTGGAACGTGTGGGATGGCGGCATCGCCATCTACGGGTCGCTCATCGGCGGCGCGATCGGCGCCTGGCTCGGCTGCAAGTGGACCGGCATCCGGTTCTGGACCTTCGCCGACGCCCTCGCTCCCGGACTGCTGCTCGCACAGGCCATCGGCCGCTTCGGCAACTGGTTCAATCAGGAGCTGTTCGGCCTTCCGACCGACCTGCCCTGGGGCCTCGAGATCAGCCCCGACAACCCCGCCTTCCCGCCGGGACTGGCCGACGACACCCTGTTCCACCCGACCTTCGCCTACGAAGTGATCTGGAACGTGCTGGGCGTGCTGGTGCTGCTGTGGGCCGGCCGCCGGTTCCGGCTGCAGTGGGGCCGTCTGTTCGGCCTCTACCTGGTCTGGTACAGCGCCGGCCGCGTCGTGTGGGAGTCGATCCGCATCGATCCCAGTGACATCATCCTGGGACTGCGCACGAACGTGTGGGCGGCGATCTTCGGAGTCGTGCTCGGACTGGTCATCATGATCGTCCAGAAGCGCCGTCATCCCGGCTACGAGCCGTCCCCGTACGTCCCCGGACGGGAGTGGTCGCCCGAAGTCGCTGTACAATCGCAGAACACCGACGACTTCGTGGATGTCAGCGCACCCCCCGAGCCCGAAGCAATCGAGACCGCAGCCACAAGCAAAGGCATCTCCGAATAG
- the gltB gene encoding glutamate synthase large subunit, translating into MASSLRREDAVTRLSGAPAKQGMYNPAFEKDACGLAMVATLRGTPGHDIVSLALTALRNLEHRGAIGSDAGTGDGAGILTQMPDAFFRDVVGFDLPPVGEYAAGLAFLPLADQARAALKAAIEKLAASEGLSVLGWRAVPTDDAHLGKLAHDARPALEQMFLSRPAIGGAPAMSGIELDRRTYRLRKRAQHELGAYFVSLSSRTIGYKGMVTTLQLEPFYPDLQDERFTSELAVVHSRYSTNTFPSWPLAQPLRMLAHNGEINTVGGNRNWMRARQSQLESELLGDIRPLMPICTEGASDSASFDEVLELLNLTGRSLPHAIMMMVPEAYEKQADISPNLRAFYEYHSMQMEPWDGPAALIFTDGTVVGATLDRNGLRPGRWTETTDGLVVVGSETGVLDFEPERIKRRGRLSPGRMFLVDTAQGRIVEDDEIKRELAAMEPWQEWLDAGRVRLRDLPEREHIVHPIASITRRQRTFGYTEEEVRILLTPMGQNGAEPLGAMGSDTPVAVLSERPRLLFDYFTQQFAQVTNPPLDSIREEVVTSLGLGLGPERNLLSWGPEHARSITLDFPVIDNDELAKLQNIDKALPGRRSVIIRGLYHFDQGPGALEARLEEMYAEVDEAIEQGAEFLILSDRDSNKDLVPVPSLLMVSAIHHHLIRRENRMKVGLVVEAGDVREVHHVATLIGYGASAVNPYLAMETVEYLVRAGFITGVTPERAVKNLIYALGKGVLKIMSKMGISTVSSYAGAQVFEAIGLSQGFVDRYFTGTETKLGGIGIQQVADENQARHDFAYPEDAAARAHERLWTGGEYQWRRDGAPHLFNPDTVFRLQHSTRTRRYDIFREYTSLVDDQATQLKTLRGLFELRTGHREPVPIDEVEPVSSIVKRFSTGAMSYGSISKEAHETLAIAMNRLGAKSNTGEGGEDVERLLDPDRRSAIKQVASGRFGVTSMYLTHADDIQIKLAQGAKPGEGGQLPPAKVYPWIARTRGGTPGVGLISPPPHHDIYSIEDLKQLIFDLKRANPAARVHVKLVSQSGIGAVAAGTAKALADVILVSGHDGGTGASPLNSLKHAGTPWELGLAETQQTLMLNDMRDRVVVQADGQLKTGRDVIIAALLGAEEFGFATTALVVEGCIMMRVCHLDTCPVGVATQNPVLRSRFAGKPEFVVNFMEFIAQEVREYLAELGFRSLEEAVGHNELLDVNRAIEHWKADGLDLSPILEGPAFGPDTPRRHVRDQDHELDQHFDVPIIEQAQDVIVHGGHATFDLPIRNTERAVGTMLGNRVTLAHGEHGLPSGSIEINLTGSAGQSFGAFLPAGITLRLEGDTNDYVGKGLSGGQIVVRPPRGARFDASRNVIAGNVIGYGATQGTMFLRGVVGERFLVRNSGATAVVEGVGDHALEYMTGGLAVILGPTGRNLGAGMSGGTAYVYRLNRYLVNREALATGELALSELGSGDVEILRDLLAQHIAETDSTLAARLLDDIELEAANFVKVVPRDFAAVMNTRQQAAAEGLDPDGDIVWTRILEVTGG; encoded by the coding sequence ATGGCCTCGAGCCTCCGTCGAGAAGACGCTGTGACCCGCCTGTCGGGCGCGCCCGCCAAGCAGGGCATGTACAACCCTGCGTTCGAGAAGGACGCCTGCGGCCTGGCGATGGTCGCCACGCTGCGCGGCACGCCGGGACACGACATCGTGTCGCTGGCGCTCACCGCGCTGCGCAACCTCGAGCACCGCGGCGCCATCGGCTCGGATGCGGGCACCGGTGACGGCGCCGGCATCCTGACCCAGATGCCGGATGCCTTCTTCCGCGACGTGGTCGGCTTCGACCTGCCTCCGGTGGGGGAGTACGCCGCGGGCCTGGCATTCCTGCCGCTCGCCGACCAGGCGCGCGCCGCGCTGAAGGCCGCGATCGAGAAGCTCGCCGCTTCCGAGGGGCTCAGCGTGCTCGGCTGGCGCGCCGTGCCCACCGACGACGCGCACCTGGGCAAGCTCGCCCACGACGCGCGCCCCGCGCTCGAGCAGATGTTCCTGTCCCGCCCCGCCATCGGTGGCGCTCCGGCGATGTCCGGGATCGAACTCGACCGCCGCACCTACCGGCTCCGCAAGCGCGCCCAACATGAACTGGGCGCGTATTTTGTTTCCCTGTCCAGCCGCACGATCGGCTACAAGGGCATGGTCACCACCCTCCAGCTCGAGCCGTTCTACCCCGATCTGCAGGACGAGCGCTTCACGAGTGAGCTCGCCGTGGTCCACTCGCGCTACTCGACGAACACGTTCCCGTCCTGGCCGCTCGCCCAGCCGCTGCGCATGCTCGCCCACAACGGCGAGATCAACACCGTCGGCGGCAACCGCAACTGGATGCGCGCCCGGCAGTCGCAGCTGGAGTCCGAGCTGCTCGGCGACATCCGGCCGCTGATGCCGATCTGCACCGAGGGCGCCAGCGACTCGGCGTCGTTCGACGAAGTGCTCGAGCTGCTGAACCTCACCGGCCGCAGCCTGCCGCACGCCATCATGATGATGGTTCCCGAGGCGTACGAGAAGCAGGCCGACATCTCCCCGAACCTGCGGGCGTTCTACGAGTACCACTCGATGCAGATGGAGCCGTGGGACGGCCCGGCGGCGCTGATCTTCACCGACGGCACCGTCGTGGGCGCGACTCTCGACCGCAACGGACTGCGTCCGGGCCGCTGGACCGAGACGACCGACGGCCTGGTCGTCGTCGGCAGCGAGACGGGCGTCCTCGACTTCGAGCCCGAGCGCATCAAGCGCCGCGGGCGCCTGAGCCCCGGCCGCATGTTCCTGGTCGACACGGCCCAGGGCCGCATCGTCGAGGACGACGAGATCAAGCGTGAGCTGGCCGCCATGGAACCGTGGCAGGAGTGGCTGGATGCCGGGAGGGTGCGTCTGCGGGACCTGCCCGAGCGCGAGCACATCGTGCACCCGATCGCCTCGATCACGCGGCGTCAGCGCACGTTCGGCTACACCGAGGAAGAGGTCCGCATCCTCCTGACCCCGATGGGCCAGAACGGGGCCGAGCCGCTGGGGGCGATGGGATCGGACACCCCGGTCGCCGTGCTCAGCGAGCGGCCGCGCCTGCTGTTCGACTACTTCACGCAGCAGTTCGCGCAGGTCACCAACCCGCCGCTGGACTCCATCCGCGAAGAGGTCGTCACCTCGCTCGGACTGGGCCTCGGTCCCGAGCGCAACCTGCTGTCGTGGGGGCCCGAGCACGCCCGTTCGATCACCCTGGACTTCCCGGTGATCGACAACGACGAGCTGGCCAAGCTTCAGAACATCGACAAGGCACTGCCCGGCCGGCGCTCGGTCATCATCCGCGGCCTCTACCACTTCGACCAGGGTCCCGGAGCGCTCGAAGCGCGCCTCGAGGAGATGTACGCCGAGGTCGACGAGGCGATCGAGCAGGGCGCCGAGTTCCTCATCCTCAGCGACCGCGACTCGAACAAGGACCTCGTCCCGGTGCCGTCGCTGCTCATGGTCTCGGCGATCCACCACCACCTGATCCGGCGCGAGAACCGCATGAAGGTGGGCCTCGTCGTCGAGGCGGGTGACGTGCGCGAAGTGCACCACGTCGCCACGCTGATCGGCTACGGCGCATCCGCGGTGAACCCCTATCTGGCCATGGAGACGGTGGAGTACCTCGTCCGCGCCGGGTTCATCACCGGCGTCACCCCCGAGCGGGCCGTCAAGAACCTCATCTACGCCCTGGGCAAGGGCGTGCTGAAGATCATGTCGAAGATGGGCATCTCGACGGTCTCGTCCTATGCGGGCGCCCAGGTGTTCGAGGCCATCGGCCTGTCGCAGGGGTTCGTCGACCGCTATTTCACCGGCACCGAGACCAAGCTCGGCGGCATCGGCATCCAGCAGGTCGCCGACGAGAATCAGGCACGGCACGACTTCGCCTATCCCGAGGATGCCGCGGCGCGCGCGCACGAGCGGCTGTGGACCGGCGGGGAGTACCAGTGGCGTCGTGACGGCGCCCCGCACCTGTTCAACCCCGACACCGTCTTCCGGCTGCAGCACTCCACTCGCACCCGGCGCTACGACATCTTCCGCGAGTACACCTCGCTCGTCGACGACCAGGCCACGCAGCTGAAGACCCTGCGCGGGCTGTTCGAGCTGCGCACCGGTCACCGTGAGCCGGTGCCGATCGACGAGGTCGAACCGGTCTCGTCGATCGTCAAGCGCTTCTCGACCGGCGCGATGAGCTATGGGTCGATCTCGAAGGAGGCGCACGAGACGCTCGCGATCGCGATGAACCGCCTCGGCGCGAAGTCGAACACCGGCGAGGGCGGCGAAGACGTCGAACGTCTCCTCGACCCCGACCGGCGCAGTGCGATCAAGCAGGTGGCATCGGGCCGATTCGGCGTCACGAGCATGTACCTGACGCACGCAGACGACATCCAGATCAAGCTCGCGCAGGGCGCCAAGCCCGGCGAGGGCGGTCAGCTGCCGCCGGCGAAGGTCTACCCGTGGATCGCGCGGACGCGCGGCGGAACGCCCGGCGTCGGGCTCATCTCGCCGCCGCCGCACCACGACATCTACTCGATCGAAGACCTCAAGCAGCTGATCTTCGACCTGAAGCGCGCGAACCCGGCCGCCCGGGTCCACGTGAAGCTCGTGAGCCAGTCCGGCATCGGCGCGGTCGCCGCCGGCACGGCCAAGGCCCTCGCAGACGTCATCCTCGTCTCGGGGCATGACGGCGGCACCGGCGCCAGCCCGCTGAACTCGCTCAAGCACGCCGGCACCCCGTGGGAGCTGGGCCTGGCCGAGACGCAGCAGACGCTCATGCTCAACGACATGCGCGACCGGGTGGTGGTGCAGGCCGACGGCCAGCTCAAGACCGGACGCGACGTCATCATCGCGGCCCTGCTGGGTGCCGAGGAGTTCGGCTTCGCGACCACGGCCCTCGTGGTCGAAGGCTGCATCATGATGCGCGTCTGCCACCTCGACACCTGCCCGGTGGGCGTTGCCACCCAGAACCCCGTCCTGCGCAGCCGCTTCGCCGGCAAGCCCGAGTTCGTCGTGAACTTCATGGAGTTCATCGCCCAGGAAGTGCGCGAATACCTGGCCGAGCTCGGCTTCCGCTCGCTCGAAGAGGCCGTCGGCCACAACGAGCTGCTGGATGTGAACCGCGCGATCGAGCATTGGAAGGCCGACGGGCTGGACCTGAGCCCCATCCTCGAGGGACCGGCGTTCGGGCCGGACACCCCGCGACGACATGTGCGCGACCAGGACCACGAGCTCGATCAGCACTTCGACGTGCCGATCATCGAGCAGGCGCAGGACGTTATCGTCCACGGCGGTCACGCCACCTTCGATCTGCCGATCCGCAACACCGAGCGCGCCGTCGGCACCATGCTCGGCAACCGCGTCACCCTGGCCCACGGCGAGCACGGCTTGCCGTCCGGGTCGATCGAGATCAACCTCACCGGCTCGGCCGGACAGTCCTTCGGCGCATTCCTCCCGGCGGGCATCACGCTGCGGCTCGAGGGCGACACGAACGACTACGTCGGCAAGGGACTGTCGGGCGGTCAGATCGTCGTACGCCCGCCGCGCGGCGCACGATTCGACGCATCCCGCAACGTCATCGCCGGCAACGTCATCGGCTACGGCGCGACGCAGGGGACCATGTTCCTTCGCGGTGTCGTGGGGGAGCGGTTCCTGGTGCGCAACTCGGGCGCGACCGCCGTCGTGGAAGGCGTGGGCGATCATGCCCTGGAGTACATGACCGGGGGGCTGGCCGTGATCCTCGGCCCCACCGGGCGCAACCTCGGCGCCGGCATGTCGGGCGGCACCGCCTATGTGTACCGGCTGAACCGCTATCTCGTGAACCGCGAGGCGCTTGCCACGGGCGAGCTCGCGCTGAGCGAGCTGGGCTCGGGCGACGTCGAGATCCTGCGCGACCTGCTCGCCCAGCACATCGCCGAGACCGACTCGACGCTGGCCGCACGGCTGCTCGATGACATCGAGCTCGAGGCGGCGAACTTCGTCAAGGTGGTGCCGCGCGACTTCGCGGCCGTCATGAACACCCGTCAGCAGGCGGCCGCCGAGGGGCTCGACCCCGACGGCGACATCGTCTGGACCCGCATCCTGGAGGTGACCGGTGGCTGA
- a CDS encoding glutamate synthase subunit beta encodes MADPKGFLKTTERELPTRRPVPVRIMDWKEVYEPGDSAVLRRQAGRCMDCGVPFCHQGCPLGNLIPEWNDLMWRGEGRAAIERLHATNNFPEFTGRLCPAPCESACVLGINQPAVTIKQIEVSTIDDAFARGWVEPEPPQRLTGKTVAVVGSGPAGLAAAQQLTRAGHTVAVYERDDRIGGLLRYGIPDFKMEKRHLESRLRQMQDEGTRFRAGVEIGVDITWDELRARYDAVVVATGSTVPRDLPIPGRDLAGVHFAMEYLVESNKAVAGDGVPNQIHAEGKHVIVIGGGDTGADCIGTAHRHGALSVTNLAIGVRPPDERPEHQPWPMSPHVFEVQSAHEEGGERSYLASTVEFLANAAGEVRALRVAETEYIDGRRVPKSGTEREIPADLVLIAMGFTGPEQDALDAQLGTAFTGRGTIERAEDYQTSTPGMFVAGDAGRGQSLIVWAIAEGRAAAAAVDGYLMGETTLPAPVRPSDVAIGLPVA; translated from the coding sequence GTGGCTGATCCGAAGGGCTTCCTCAAGACCACCGAGCGCGAGCTGCCCACGCGCCGGCCCGTTCCCGTCCGCATCATGGACTGGAAGGAAGTGTACGAACCGGGTGACTCGGCGGTGCTGCGCCGGCAGGCCGGACGCTGCATGGACTGCGGCGTGCCGTTCTGCCACCAGGGCTGCCCGCTGGGCAACCTCATCCCGGAGTGGAACGACCTCATGTGGCGCGGCGAGGGCCGTGCCGCGATCGAGCGCTTGCACGCGACGAACAACTTCCCGGAGTTCACCGGGCGGCTGTGCCCGGCACCGTGCGAGAGCGCGTGCGTGCTCGGCATCAACCAGCCGGCCGTGACGATCAAGCAGATCGAGGTGTCGACCATCGACGACGCGTTCGCGCGCGGCTGGGTCGAGCCCGAGCCGCCCCAGCGTCTCACCGGCAAGACCGTCGCCGTGGTCGGCTCGGGCCCCGCCGGGCTCGCGGCGGCTCAGCAGCTCACCCGGGCGGGCCACACGGTCGCCGTCTACGAGCGGGATGACCGCATCGGCGGACTGCTGCGCTACGGCATCCCGGACTTCAAAATGGAGAAGCGCCACCTCGAGTCGCGCCTGCGGCAGATGCAGGACGAGGGCACGCGATTCCGCGCGGGAGTCGAGATCGGCGTGGACATCACGTGGGACGAGCTGCGCGCGCGATACGACGCCGTCGTGGTGGCCACCGGCTCCACCGTGCCGCGCGACCTGCCGATCCCCGGCCGCGACCTGGCCGGCGTGCACTTCGCGATGGAGTACCTCGTCGAGTCGAACAAGGCCGTCGCCGGCGACGGGGTGCCCAACCAGATCCACGCCGAGGGCAAGCACGTCATCGTCATCGGCGGCGGCGACACGGGTGCCGACTGCATCGGCACCGCGCACCGCCACGGCGCGCTGAGCGTCACCAACCTGGCGATCGGCGTCCGCCCACCGGACGAGCGCCCCGAGCACCAGCCGTGGCCGATGTCGCCGCACGTGTTCGAGGTGCAGTCCGCGCACGAGGAGGGCGGCGAACGCTCCTACCTGGCATCGACCGTCGAGTTCCTCGCCAACGCGGCCGGCGAGGTCCGTGCGCTGCGCGTCGCCGAGACCGAGTACATCGACGGTCGCCGCGTGCCCAAGAGCGGCACCGAGCGTGAGATCCCCGCCGATCTCGTGCTGATCGCGATGGGGTTCACCGGTCCCGAGCAGGACGCGCTCGACGCCCAGCTGGGCACCGCGTTCACCGGTCGCGGCACCATCGAGCGCGCCGAGGACTACCAGACCAGCACCCCGGGCATGTTCGTGGCCGGCGATGCCGGACGTGGACAATCACTCATCGTCTGGGCCATTGCCGAGGGCCGTGCGGCGGCGGCGGCCGTGGACGGGTACCTTATGGGTGAGACAACGTTGCCGGCGCCCGTGCGCCCGAGCGACGTCGCGATCGGCCTTCCGGTCGCCTGA